TGTCGCGGGTGCTGGGCCTGATCCGCGATCAGGCGATCTCCACTACTTTCGGCGCCAACGCGGTGACCGACGCGTTCTGGGTGGCGTTCCGGATTCCGAACTTCCTGCGGCGCCTGTTCGCCGAAGGCTCGTTCGCCACCGCCTTCGTGCCGGTGTTCACCGAGGTCAAGGAGACCCGGCCGCACGCCGACCTGCGCGAATTGATGGCGCGTGTCTCCGGCACCCTGGGCGGCATGTTGCTGCTGGTGACGGCGCTGGGGCTGATCTTCACCCCGCAGCTCGCTTCGGTGTTCTCCGATGGCGCGGCCACCGATCCGGACAAGTACGGCCTGCTGGTGGATCTGCTACGGCTGACCTTTCCGTTCCTGCTGTTCGTTTCGCTGACGGCCCTGGCCGGTGGTGCGCTGAATAGCTTCCAGCGGTTTGCCATTCCCGCGCTGACCCCGGTGATCCTCAATCTATGCATGATCGCCGGTGCGCTGTGGTTGGCGCCGCGTCTGGATGTGCCGATTTTGGCGCTGGGCTGGGCAGTGCTGGTGGCTGGTGCGTTGCAGCTGCTGTTCCAGCTGCCGGCGTTGAAGGGCATCGACCTGCTCACGCTGCCGCGCTGGGGCTGGCGTCATCCGGACGTGCGCAAGGTGCTGACCTTGATGATCCCGACGCTGTTCGGCTCATCGGTGGCGCAGATCAACCTGATGCTGGACACGGTGATTGCCGCGCGCCTGAGCGACGGGTCGCAGTCGTGGCTGTCGCTGGCGGACCGCTTCCTGGAGTTGCCGCTGGGCGTGTTCGGTGTGGCCCTGGGCACGGTGATCCTGCCGGCGCTGGCGCGCCATCACGTCAAGACCGACCGCACCGCGTTCTCCGGGGCGCTGGACTGGGGCTTCCGCACTACCTTGCTGATCGCGATGCCGGCGATGCTGGGCTTGCTGCTACTGGCCGAGCCACTGGTGGCCACCTTGTTCCAGTACCGCCAGTTCACCGCGTTCGACACCCGCATGACTGCGCTGTCGGTCTACGGGCTGAGTTTTGGCCTGCCGGCCTACGCGATGCTGAAAGTTGTGCTGCCAGCGTTCTATGCGCGGCAGGACACCCGCACTCCGGTGCGCGCGGGCGTGGCGGCGCTGATCGCCAACATGGTGTTCAACTTCGCGTTCCTGGCGGTGCTCTACCAGGTGATGGTGCCGCCGGAATTGAAGGAGCAAGGCGTGATGCAGGCGCTCGGCAAGCAGCCCGGCCTGCATCTGGCGCTGGGCATTGCCAGTGCGCTGTCCAGTTATCTCAACCTGGGCCTGTTGTGGTTCTGGCTGGGCAAGTCCGGCGTGTATCAGCGCCGGCCGGGCTGGGCAGGCTATGCGGCGCGGCTGCTGGTGGCCTGTGCGGCGATGGTGGTGGTGCTGTTGGGCCTGCTGTGGTGGTTGCCCTCGTTCACCGACATGGACAAGTGGCAGCGCATCGGCTGGCTGGCGGTGCTGGTGGGCAGTGGCGGGCTCACCTATGTGGTGGCGCAGTTGGCACTGGGCCTGCGGCCGCGGCATCTGCGCGAGCAGTGACGCCGCGAAGGGGCTTGGACGCTGGAGGCTTGCGTGTCGGAGATGGGTGTCGCTCCTCACGCGGCCGGGGCGACCCGGCACACGCGGCGCGTGCGCCGGCTGCCGGTCGATTGGCAAGCCGGGCGGACGTCCCCATCTCAGCTGCCGGGGCCATGCGATTTGTTGCGCGCGGCTATACTTGACGGTTATGCATGATCGAGGGCTGGCCCGCAGGCTGGCGTCGCTTTGGAACGAGGAATGAGCAGGCTGTTTAGAGACGTCGAGGGCGGGACGCTGTTCCCGCACGGAAGCGTGGTCTGCATCGGTGCCTTCGATGGCCTGCACCTGGGCCATCAGGCGCTGGTGCGCCATGCGGTCGAACGTGCGCGTGCGCTGGGC
The nucleotide sequence above comes from Xanthomonas campestris pv. campestris str. ATCC 33913. Encoded proteins:
- the murJ gene encoding murein biosynthesis integral membrane protein MurJ, producing the protein MMRGLLSFSSMTMVSRVLGLIRDQAISTTFGANAVTDAFWVAFRIPNFLRRLFAEGSFATAFVPVFTEVKETRPHADLRELMARVSGTLGGMLLLVTALGLIFTPQLASVFSDGAATDPDKYGLLVDLLRLTFPFLLFVSLTALAGGALNSFQRFAIPALTPVILNLCMIAGALWLAPRLDVPILALGWAVLVAGALQLLFQLPALKGIDLLTLPRWGWRHPDVRKVLTLMIPTLFGSSVAQINLMLDTVIAARLSDGSQSWLSLADRFLELPLGVFGVALGTVILPALARHHVKTDRTAFSGALDWGFRTTLLIAMPAMLGLLLLAEPLVATLFQYRQFTAFDTRMTALSVYGLSFGLPAYAMLKVVLPAFYARQDTRTPVRAGVAALIANMVFNFAFLAVLYQVMVPPELKEQGVMQALGKQPGLHLALGIASALSSYLNLGLLWFWLGKSGVYQRRPGWAGYAARLLVACAAMVVVLLGLLWWLPSFTDMDKWQRIGWLAVLVGSGGLTYVVAQLALGLRPRHLREQ